The region caatcaaatttattttattatttcctaATTCCGTCGTAACACACTCTAGTCTGGCACCAGAGATAATGATTGCAGCAGAACGAAATGACTAAAATTGTGTTAGTGCTACGAAGGAGGGTGCAATATCGCAACGTTCGGTGGATGCGTTTTTGTCGTTTTCGAAATTTGAATTACCTGGGAAAATTGCCACGCGTTCTGACCGGGACATGATaatttgtttaacattttttaacAGTTTCACTATTCTATGGTCAATCTTGGCAGTAGGTTTAGTGAATGAAgagcgaaaagaagagagaaaaaaatctataatACTTCCATTGATTCGCCCTTTGATAAATCATCCGCCTCCTAATTGTGACTGTAGCTGAATAATCAAAATCtaaaaaaatacttttcaaACACTAAACACTACGGTATAGGGAAGAGCAAGTTtcttgtaaaaaaataaaataaaatgcgtTATAAAGGAATGCTCAGCATCTTTGCTATCGCTAAAACGATAAGACTCATCGAGGATATAATCAGTTGAATGCGCGAAATGATGATAGCCACTAAAGTTCGCGGCTTATATTGAGCCACGTTTGAGCAGTGAACGATCGGGAGTTGGTGTAGCATTTCCCTCCAGTGCCTACTGTAGCAGTTGCACGTAATTGGCTGGGAAAAGGCCGTACTTGTTGTTACACCAACCGCGCCACCATCCTTCATCGATCTGAAACAAGACAAATAACGAGAACGGCCAGGTCAGCGTCATGTCCACGCCCTTCCATGTCCCTAATCCCGCTAGCCAACGCATGCTCACCATTTCGATATGCGTTATCTTATCGTCCGGATCGAACGAAATTTCATCGTCCGCTGCAGCCTGATAGTCATACAGGGCTATTGCTTGTATGCCAGGATTGTCAGGCGACAGCACAAactcttccacttcctccgCTTCCGGTTGGCTGCTCGTGGCCGCAGTTGGCTGCGGAACTGTTGCCTCGGTTTCAGTCGTTTCTACCACCGTCGCCGTGTACGAGGTGCGTGCTACGGGCGATGGTTCTGCAACCGGTGCTGGCTGTGGTTCAGGTTCCGGTTCTGGCGCTACTTCCTGTGGTGCTGCCGCTTTGGTCACCGGCACAGCGGGTTCACTAGTCGGTATAACGTCCGGTTGCACAAACTTCCGTGTTTCGTCCGTTTTTGGTAGCACGATAGGATCCTTctgcgaaagagagagtgaaagaggtTGATTTGAAGTGGTCCGTTGCCTTGCAGATCCCTCCCTTTCAACGTCCGCTCTGCCTACCCTTGTCTTGTCCGGTGTTTCAGTTGCCTGCGGTTTGTTAAAGTTGCTTATGGCGCTACTGACCCCGGTCTCTCTGCCCGTATTGATTGGACCCTTTCGTTCCGGTTTCTTGGGTTCTGTTGATTCCGACGAATAGTTCTATAGAAATAATGAAATAAGATGGCGATCTGGGTAATATGCGGCCATCACTGGCAAACGGGAAGATACTTACGACACGCTTCGCAGCCTCTTCACGATCCCGACGATCCTTTTCCTCGCGTAAACGCTTCTGCTCTTCGGCAGCCTTGCGCGCTTCTTCCTCGGCCGTGGCGGCAAAGTTTTCAAACTTGGCTCGCAGGTTGGACGGTTTGGCCGATCCGATGTCCGGCTTTGTTTTGGAGTAATTCGTACCAATCTTATCCTGCTCCTGGAATCCAACGGCCGATTTGTCCATTCGATCATTCTGCACTCCAAACTTGCCACCGAATCCCTAGAAAAGGGCGCATGAAATACAGGCGATTAGAGCGAGAATTTGATCATTTTCATGAAAACCGAACGACAGTGCAGGCGAGTTAACCGACGAGTACGTGCGAAAGCTTTAGAGAACTTGCAGTGGAAGCGCCcgtgatagaaaa is a window of Anopheles aquasalis chromosome 2, idAnoAquaMG_Q_19, whole genome shotgun sequence DNA encoding:
- the LOC126569813 gene encoding src substrate cortactin isoform X1, translating into MWKSTAGRDIDAGQTAEDDDWETDPDFLNDVSEQEQRWGSKTIEGSGRSAAAIDMHQLRHETEQADAEKKRLEGPKASHGYGGKFGVEKDRMDKSAVGHEHIEKVEKHASQKDYASGFGGKFGVQKDRVDQSALGWDHVEKVDKHESQKDYKTGFGGKFGVQQDRQDKSAVGWDHLEAPQKHESQVDHKVGFGGKFGVQSDRKDKSALGWDHVEKPQLHESQLDHKIGFGGKFGVQNDRMDKSAVGFQEQDKIGTNYSKTKPDIGSAKPSNLRAKFENFAATAEEEARKAAEEQKRLREEKDRRDREEAAKRVNYSSESTEPKKPERKGPINTGRETGVSSAISNFNKPQATETPDKTRKDPIVLPKTDETRKFVQPDVIPTSEPAVPVTKAAAPQEVAPEPEPEPQPAPVAEPSPVARTSYTATVVETTETEATVPQPTAATSSQPEAEEVEEFVLSPDNPGIQAIALYDYQAAADDEISFDPDDKITHIEMIDEGWWRGWCNNKYGLFPANYVQLLQ
- the LOC126569813 gene encoding hematopoietic lineage cell-specific protein isoform X2, whose protein sequence is MWKSTAGRDIDAGQTAEDDDWETDPDFLNDVSEQEQRWGSKTIEGSGRSAAAIDMHQLRHETEQADAEKKRLEGPKASHGYGGKFGVEKDRMDKSAVGHEHIEKVEKHASQKDYASGFGGKFGVQKDRVDQSALGWDHVEKVDKHESQKDYKTGFGGKFGVQQDRQDKSAVGWDHLEAPQKHESQVDHKVGFGGKFGVQNDRMDKSAVGFQEQDKIGTNYSKTKPDIGSAKPSNLRAKFENFAATAEEEARKAAEEQKRLREEKDRRDREEAAKRVNYSSESTEPKKPERKGPINTGRETGVSSAISNFNKPQATETPDKTRKDPIVLPKTDETRKFVQPDVIPTSEPAVPVTKAAAPQEVAPEPEPEPQPAPVAEPSPVARTSYTATVVETTETEATVPQPTAATSSQPEAEEVEEFVLSPDNPGIQAIALYDYQAAADDEISFDPDDKITHIEMIDEGWWRGWCNNKYGLFPANYVQLLQ